From a single Salvia miltiorrhiza cultivar Shanhuang (shh) unplaced genomic scaffold, IMPLAD_Smil_shh original_scaffold_350_2, whole genome shotgun sequence genomic region:
- the LOC131004182 gene encoding uncharacterized protein LOC131004182, giving the protein MEGVSTTVYKGIRGYWRRKGYERIDAAGRKRKTRVVELGSAADGSAAAPRRRSWRIKLTPRLKLKLRFSPKKLLLGLRDAYVGMMMKIANTRMIGSGFGGGFGGDGVTGFGMRPTKEYDERMIVEIYKSIVMAQGQLVPRDAAWIGSEITCRR; this is encoded by the coding sequence ATGGAAGGAGTTTCCACCACCGTCTACAAAGGAATCAGAGGATACTGGCGCCGCAAGGGCTACGAGCGGATCGACGCCGCCGGCCGGAAGAGGAAGACGCGAGTCGTCGAGCTAGGCTCCGCCGCAGACGGCAGCGCCGCGGCGCCGCGGCGGCGGTCGTGGCGGATCAAGCTGACGCCGCGGCTGAAGCTGAAGCTCCGGTTCTCGCCGAAGAAGCTGCTGCTCGGGCTGCGAGACGCCTACGTCGGCATGATGATGAAGATCGCAAACACGAGGATGATAGGCAGCGGTTTCGGCGGCGGATTCGGCGGTGACGGAGTGACCGGATTCGGCATGCGGCCGACCAAGGAGTACGATGAGAGGATGATTGTTGAGATCTACAAATCGATTGTAATGGCGCAGGGTCAATTGGTGCCCCGCGACGCAGCGTGGATTGGCTCCGAAATTACCTGCCgaaggtaa
- the LOC131004169 gene encoding uncharacterized protein LOC131004169, whose amino-acid sequence MGRGKEVLIAAKGSASSSKGGKKKWKGPKGKHDHEASGSGKAKADGPTGGVKKPTGKGKCFKCGKVGHWKKDCPVLKAKGQGLQANKGASK is encoded by the exons atgggccgtgggaaagaggtccttattgctgccaagggatctgcttcttcgtcgaaaggcgggaaaaagaagtggaaaggtccaaagggcaagcatgaccatgaggctagtgggagcggtaaagccaaagcagatggccctaccggcggcgtgaagaagccaacgggcaagggaaagtgcttcaaatgcggcaaggttgggcattggaagaaagattgtccagtgctcaaggcaaagggacaag ggcttcaagccaacaagggagctagcaagtga